From the Sphingomonas mesophila genome, one window contains:
- a CDS encoding Crp/Fnr family transcriptional regulator — translation MLAKTPHPLAPLVDKLEYAHVLSEEDRAAVLALPHSLKALEPHSYIVREGDKPTSSCLLRNGFAFRHKVVGDGGRQICSIHMKGDMVDLQNSLLGYADHSVQALTRIEVAFIPREAIRQIAFDRPAVGMAMWFDTLVDGSIFREWITNVGRRKARLRLAHLLCEFSLRLEAAGLGKRDDYTLPMTQEQLADCTGLTSVHVNRTLRGMDADGLLTRTNRSVTVSDWKKLAKVGDFRSAYLHLREDQLEIVQ, via the coding sequence ATGCTGGCAAAAACCCCGCATCCGCTCGCGCCTTTGGTCGACAAGCTCGAATATGCCCATGTCTTGAGTGAGGAGGACCGAGCGGCAGTTTTGGCACTCCCTCACAGCCTGAAAGCGCTGGAGCCGCATTCCTACATCGTGCGCGAAGGCGACAAGCCGACGAGTTCCTGCCTGCTTCGAAACGGCTTCGCCTTCCGCCACAAGGTCGTTGGCGATGGCGGACGCCAGATCTGTTCCATCCACATGAAAGGTGACATGGTCGACTTGCAAAACTCGCTGCTCGGCTATGCCGATCACAGCGTGCAGGCGCTGACCCGGATCGAAGTGGCGTTCATTCCGCGCGAAGCCATCCGGCAGATTGCGTTCGATCGCCCGGCGGTCGGGATGGCGATGTGGTTCGACACTTTGGTCGACGGCTCGATTTTCCGCGAGTGGATCACCAATGTTGGGCGGCGTAAGGCGCGGCTCCGGCTGGCGCACCTGCTGTGCGAATTCTCGCTTCGGCTGGAAGCGGCGGGGCTGGGCAAGCGCGACGACTATACCTTGCCGATGACCCAGGAGCAGCTTGCCGATTGCACCGGCCTTACCTCTGTCCACGTCAACCGAACGCTTCGCGGGATGGATGCGGACGGGCTACTGACCCGGACCAACCGGAGCGTCACGGTCAGCGACTGGAAGAAGCTGGCGAAGGTCGGCGACTTCCGCTCCGCCTACCTCCACCTTCGCGAAGACCAGCTCGAGATAGTGCAGTAA